A stretch of the Streptosporangium sp. NBC_01755 genome encodes the following:
- a CDS encoding histidine phosphatase family protein, with translation MTIRLILVCHGPTVALSRASFSADEPLTERGGHAAGNGWESAATAWCSPAAAARETAAALGLDPSIEPALRDCDYGRWRGRGLAEVQAAEPEAIQDWLTDPAARPHGGESIVDLIERTGDWLAGLWRDSFHGRAVAVTHAAVIRAALVNVLAAPPASFWRIDVPPLARVQLTAHHGRWQLRATEPDRPPA, from the coding sequence GTGACGATCCGTTTGATCTTGGTCTGTCATGGTCCCACCGTCGCGCTCTCCCGGGCGTCCTTCTCGGCCGACGAACCGCTCACCGAACGAGGCGGACACGCGGCCGGGAACGGGTGGGAGTCCGCGGCGACGGCCTGGTGCAGCCCCGCCGCCGCGGCCAGGGAGACCGCGGCGGCGCTCGGACTGGACCCGTCGATCGAGCCCGCGTTGCGCGACTGCGACTACGGGCGCTGGCGCGGCCGCGGGCTCGCCGAGGTCCAGGCCGCCGAACCCGAGGCGATCCAGGACTGGCTCACCGATCCCGCCGCCAGGCCGCACGGCGGGGAGTCGATCGTGGATCTGATCGAGCGGACCGGCGACTGGCTGGCGGGCCTGTGGCGGGATTCCTTCCACGGTCGCGCGGTCGCGGTGACGCACGCCGCGGTCATCCGGGCCGCGCTGGTGAACGTACTCGCCGCACCTCCCGCCTCGTTCTGGCGCATCGACGTCCCGCCGCTGGCCCGGGTTCAGCTCACCGCGCACCACGGCCGCTGGCAGCTGCGCGCGACCGAGCCTGACCGGCCGCCGGCCTGA
- a CDS encoding CbtB domain-containing protein produces the protein MLSLLLLYFVGAEQGVFSVFGGQFVHEFVHDGRHLLGFPCH, from the coding sequence GTGCTGTCGCTCCTTCTCCTCTACTTCGTCGGAGCCGAGCAGGGTGTGTTCTCCGTGTTCGGCGGTCAGTTCGTCCATGAGTTCGTCCACGACGGCCGGCATCTCCTCGGCTTCCCCTGTCACTGA
- a CDS encoding quinone oxidoreductase family protein — protein MLTGDVVGTVDAVGPGVDPALTGRRVATLAEDAFADHVLADAGWLAPVPEGVGDATASMLPMGAPVALGTLRAARLSPGETVLVHAAAGGIGHLAVQLAKIAGAGTVIATAGSPAKLNFTRTLGADVAVDYSAEDWPERVREAAPGGVDVVLDSVGGRILLRSLDLLTPFGRAIVYGAAGGEATDIPLTSLFAMRSAAAFSLLAWRAAAPKQAREDMDQVTRHAVEGRLRARLHARLPLDEAAEAHRIMESRSQLGRVLLIP, from the coding sequence GTGCTCACCGGCGACGTGGTCGGCACGGTCGACGCGGTGGGGCCGGGCGTCGACCCCGCCCTTACCGGCCGGCGGGTCGCCACGCTGGCCGAGGACGCCTTCGCCGACCACGTCCTCGCCGACGCCGGGTGGCTCGCGCCCGTACCGGAGGGAGTCGGCGACGCCACCGCGAGCATGCTGCCGATGGGCGCCCCCGTGGCGCTGGGCACGTTGCGCGCCGCCCGGCTGTCGCCCGGCGAGACCGTGCTCGTCCACGCCGCCGCTGGAGGTATCGGCCATCTGGCCGTGCAACTCGCCAAGATCGCTGGCGCCGGCACCGTGATCGCCACGGCCGGCTCCCCCGCCAAGCTGAACTTCACCCGCACGCTCGGCGCCGACGTGGCCGTCGACTACTCCGCGGAGGACTGGCCCGAGCGGGTGCGCGAGGCCGCACCAGGAGGAGTCGACGTCGTCCTGGACTCCGTCGGCGGCCGCATCCTGCTACGCAGCCTCGACCTTCTGACACCGTTCGGCCGAGCCATCGTCTACGGAGCGGCCGGCGGCGAGGCAACCGATATCCCGCTGACCAGCCTTTTCGCAATGAGATCGGCAGCCGCGTTCTCGCTGCTCGCCTGGCGCGCCGCCGCGCCGAAACAAGCGCGCGAGGACATGGACCAGGTCACCCGGCACGCGGTCGAGGGGAGACTACGTGCCAGGCTGCACGCCCGGCTGCCACTCGACGAGGCGGCCGAAGCGCATCGGATCATGGAAAGCCGCTCCCAGCTCGGCCGCGTCCTGCTCATACCCTGA
- a CDS encoding family 2 encapsulin nanocompartment cargo protein terpene cyclase, with product MQPFELPDFYLPYPARLNPHVETAREHTRAWAHDMGILDPDLGIWDEGKLDAMDYGLLCAYTHPDAPAPELDLITDWYVWVFFFDDHFLETFKRSGDLAGARKYLDRLAAFMPVHPTGPAPEPENPVERGLADLWARTIPAMSADWRARFVESTRNLLDESMWELANINAGRVANPIEYIEMRRKVGGAPWSANLVEHAAGAEVPAVVAASRPMRVLRDTFSDGVHLRNDLFSYEREVGDEGELSNGVLVFERFLGYDTQQAADAINDLITSRLHQFENTALTELPSLFEEHGLDLKSRIDVLAYVKGLQDWQSGGHEWHMRSSRYMNGASQASPAAPALLGGPTGLGTAAARVRLAPGITGPGGIRSHTHVPLRKVGPVPLPEIYMPYTARMNPNLDSSRRHTVEWAREMGMFEQLPGFPGLAIWTEHKLDGYDFAICAGAINPDAPGPELDISTFWLTWGTYADDYFPVVFGPRRDMIGAKAFNKRLSAFMPLDLSATPPPANPIERGLADLWFRTAAPMSENARARFRQAVEDMTESWLWELANHIQNRVPDPVDYIEMRRRTFGSDLTMSLSRLAHGQSVPPEVYSTRTMRGLDDSAADYACLVNDLCSYQKEIQFEGELHNCVLVVQDFLDCDLRQAVDIVNDLMTSRMHQFEHIVATELPALYDDFDLDEEARKTLDGYVTELQDWMAGVLLWHMKTRRYDESELHYPPATTRPVGAPTGLGTAAARLGAAAHGYLAASL from the coding sequence ATGCAACCCTTCGAGCTCCCTGACTTCTACCTGCCGTATCCGGCCAGGCTGAACCCCCACGTGGAGACCGCGCGCGAGCACACCAGGGCCTGGGCGCACGACATGGGCATCCTCGATCCCGACCTCGGCATCTGGGACGAGGGCAAGCTCGACGCCATGGACTACGGCCTGCTCTGCGCCTACACCCACCCCGACGCGCCCGCCCCCGAACTCGACCTCATCACCGACTGGTACGTGTGGGTGTTCTTCTTCGACGACCACTTCCTGGAGACCTTCAAACGCAGTGGTGACCTGGCCGGGGCCAGGAAATACCTCGACCGGCTGGCGGCCTTCATGCCGGTGCACCCCACCGGGCCCGCTCCCGAGCCGGAGAACCCGGTGGAGCGCGGCCTGGCCGACCTGTGGGCCCGCACCATCCCGGCCATGTCCGCCGACTGGCGGGCCCGGTTCGTCGAGAGCACCAGGAACCTCCTCGACGAGTCCATGTGGGAGCTCGCCAACATCAACGCCGGACGCGTCGCCAACCCGATCGAATACATCGAGATGCGGCGTAAGGTCGGCGGCGCCCCCTGGTCGGCCAACCTGGTCGAGCACGCCGCGGGCGCGGAGGTCCCGGCCGTCGTCGCCGCCAGCCGGCCGATGCGCGTGCTGAGGGACACCTTCTCCGACGGGGTGCACCTGCGCAACGACCTCTTCTCCTACGAGCGGGAGGTCGGCGACGAGGGCGAGCTCAGCAACGGGGTGCTGGTCTTCGAGCGCTTCCTGGGCTACGACACCCAGCAGGCGGCCGACGCGATCAACGATCTGATCACCTCCAGGCTGCATCAGTTCGAGAACACCGCCCTCACCGAGCTGCCCTCCCTCTTCGAGGAGCACGGCCTGGACCTGAAGTCCCGCATCGACGTCCTCGCGTACGTCAAGGGGCTCCAGGACTGGCAGTCGGGTGGCCACGAGTGGCACATGCGCTCCAGTCGCTACATGAACGGTGCCTCGCAGGCGTCCCCGGCCGCCCCGGCCCTCCTCGGTGGTCCCACGGGCCTGGGCACCGCGGCGGCGCGCGTCAGGCTGGCGCCCGGCATCACGGGTCCGGGCGGGATCAGGAGCCACACCCACGTCCCTCTGCGGAAGGTGGGGCCGGTGCCGCTGCCCGAGATCTACATGCCGTACACGGCCAGGATGAACCCCAACCTGGACAGCTCCCGCCGCCACACGGTGGAGTGGGCGCGCGAGATGGGGATGTTCGAGCAGCTGCCCGGCTTCCCCGGTCTGGCCATCTGGACCGAGCACAAGCTCGACGGCTACGACTTCGCCATCTGCGCCGGGGCGATCAACCCGGACGCGCCCGGCCCCGAGCTGGACATCTCGACGTTCTGGCTCACCTGGGGGACCTACGCCGACGACTACTTCCCGGTGGTGTTCGGGCCGCGACGCGACATGATCGGCGCGAAGGCGTTCAACAAGCGGCTGTCGGCGTTCATGCCGCTCGACCTCTCCGCCACCCCGCCGCCGGCCAACCCGATCGAGCGCGGGCTGGCCGACCTGTGGTTCCGTACGGCGGCCCCCATGTCGGAGAACGCGCGCGCCAGGTTCCGCCAGGCTGTCGAGGACATGACGGAGAGCTGGCTGTGGGAGCTGGCCAACCACATCCAGAACCGGGTTCCCGACCCGGTCGACTACATCGAGATGCGCCGCAGGACCTTCGGCTCCGACCTCACGATGAGCCTGTCCCGGCTGGCCCACGGCCAGTCGGTGCCGCCCGAGGTCTACAGCACTCGGACGATGCGCGGGCTGGACGATTCGGCCGCCGACTACGCCTGCCTGGTCAACGACCTGTGCTCCTACCAGAAGGAGATCCAGTTCGAAGGCGAGCTGCACAACTGCGTGCTGGTCGTTCAGGACTTCCTCGACTGCGACCTGCGACAGGCGGTCGACATCGTCAACGACCTGATGACGTCCCGGATGCATCAGTTCGAGCACATCGTCGCCACCGAACTCCCCGCCCTGTACGACGACTTCGACCTCGACGAGGAGGCCAGGAAGACGCTCGACGGATACGTGACGGAGCTGCAGGACTGGATGGCGGGCGTCCTGCTCTGGCACATGAAGACCCGCCGCTACGACGAGTCCGAGCTGCACTATCCGCCGGCGACGACGCGGCCGGTCGGCGCCCCCACCGGGCTCGGCACCGCGGCCGCTCGCCTCGGGGCGGCCGCGCACGGATACCTCGCGGCGAGCCTTTGA
- a CDS encoding CbtA family protein, whose protein sequence is MTMRALLLRGMLVGLVSAALALVFAWIFGEPQVSLAIAFKGQHAHEAAAAEPEIVSRIVQQTSGLAVAIGLFGVAIGRLFAVAFALAYGRIGGFGIRAASALVAGGGFVTVVLVPFLFYPANPPAVGVGDTIGARTGLYFAVIAISAAIDPYPCPCPASDTGILVPRVLTGIHRQRKEGSKAARRETRARSRPRRGSIGVQRLAARYPCAAAPRRAAAVPSPVGAPTGRVVAGG, encoded by the coding sequence ATGACGATGCGCGCACTGCTGCTGCGCGGAATGCTCGTCGGGCTCGTATCGGCCGCGCTTGCCCTGGTGTTCGCCTGGATCTTCGGCGAGCCCCAGGTGAGCCTGGCCATCGCGTTCAAGGGGCAGCACGCGCACGAGGCAGCGGCCGCCGAGCCGGAAATAGTCTCACGTATCGTTCAGCAGACCTCAGGTCTGGCCGTCGCGATCGGCCTGTTCGGAGTGGCGATCGGCAGGTTGTTCGCCGTGGCGTTCGCCCTCGCCTATGGACGGATCGGCGGGTTCGGCATCCGCGCCGCCTCGGCGTTGGTGGCCGGCGGCGGGTTCGTCACCGTCGTGCTGGTGCCGTTCCTGTTCTACCCCGCCAATCCGCCCGCGGTGGGCGTGGGTGACACCATCGGCGCCCGCACCGGCCTGTACTTCGCGGTGATCGCCATCTCGGCGGCGATTGATCCGTACCCATGCCCGTGTCCGGCCTCGGACACGGGCATACTCGTGCCGCGTGTTCTCACCGGGATCCACCGGCAGCGGAAGGAAGGTTCGAAGGCGGCCAGGCGGGAGACCAGGGCACGCTCTCGGCCGCGTCGGGGTTCAATCGGGGTTCAAAGGCTCGCCGCGAGGTATCCGTGCGCGGCCGCCCCGAGGCGAGCGGCCGCGGTGCCGAGCCCGGTGGGGGCGCCGACCGGCCGCGTCGTCGCCGGCGGATAG
- a CDS encoding ATP-binding protein, which produces MDSKEEGETGKEALKAYAALIEYRYTLDPSLAVLGERWMPCETRNVASARRFVRDIATDWNASEDTPEIAELLVSELVTKAIAYGSSDVPDPTVIRIRTTREKELMTVDVYDSCIAVPRMRQADHLATSGRGLTIVEDLSHNWGWTLNPYGKSVWFQLVAWP; this is translated from the coding sequence ATGGATTCCAAAGAAGAAGGGGAGACCGGAAAAGAGGCTCTCAAGGCGTACGCGGCGCTGATCGAATATCGCTACACGCTGGACCCTTCCCTGGCCGTGCTGGGGGAGAGATGGATGCCGTGCGAAACGCGAAACGTGGCCTCCGCCCGCCGATTCGTCCGGGACATCGCCACCGACTGGAACGCGTCGGAAGACACCCCGGAAATCGCCGAACTTCTGGTCTCCGAACTCGTCACCAAAGCGATCGCATACGGCTCGTCGGACGTTCCGGACCCGACCGTCATCCGCATCAGAACCACCAGGGAGAAAGAATTGATGACCGTGGACGTCTACGACTCCTGCATAGCCGTCCCCCGAATGAGGCAGGCCGACCACCTGGCGACCTCCGGCAGGGGCCTCACCATCGTCGAAGACCTCTCCCACAACTGGGGCTGGACCCTCAACCCCTACGGAAAGTCCGTCTGGTTCCAGTTGGTGGCATGGCCCTGA
- a CDS encoding YoaK family protein, which translates to MPEVKDDRPSDASLAGLTVISGLVDAISYVGIGQVFMANMTGNLLILGFAAGDPSQFPLVATAIAVVGFFLGAGLAGRLTDRVSNVRRRMVLAMVIETSLFAVTTVGSFLLPTTQAGRYPLIVALGLAMGGRNTVVRRLKIPDISTTVVTGTLTNLAADSVLGTGKRTRARRRAGEIVALVLGAWVGVLLLRHFGFNATLVVLTVLMALITALYTWRTSPARAR; encoded by the coding sequence ATGCCGGAGGTGAAGGACGACCGGCCGTCCGACGCGTCGCTGGCCGGTCTGACCGTCATCAGCGGGCTCGTGGACGCGATCAGCTACGTGGGCATCGGCCAGGTGTTCATGGCGAACATGACAGGGAACCTGCTCATCCTCGGCTTCGCCGCGGGCGACCCGTCCCAGTTCCCGCTCGTCGCGACGGCCATCGCCGTGGTGGGCTTCTTCCTCGGGGCAGGGCTGGCCGGGCGGCTCACCGACAGGGTGTCGAACGTCCGCCGCAGGATGGTCCTCGCCATGGTCATAGAGACCAGCCTGTTCGCCGTCACCACGGTGGGCTCGTTCCTCCTGCCCACCACCCAGGCAGGCCGCTACCCGCTGATCGTCGCCCTGGGACTCGCCATGGGAGGACGGAACACCGTCGTGCGCCGCCTCAAGATCCCCGACATCAGTACGACGGTGGTGACCGGCACGTTGACCAACCTGGCGGCCGATTCGGTGCTCGGCACCGGAAAGCGCACGCGGGCCCGCCGGCGCGCGGGGGAGATCGTCGCGCTCGTCCTCGGCGCCTGGGTGGGGGTCCTGCTGCTGCGACACTTCGGGTTCAACGCCACACTGGTGGTGCTGACCGTCCTGATGGCCCTGATAACCGCCCTCTACACCTGGCGTACCTCACCGGCGCGTGCCCGCTGA
- a CDS encoding acyl carrier protein, whose translation MGDFATRVLDAVSTSVPASTAARDAVASVAAAPAELDAVVAQEWQRITGRSPAPDSDFYAERGSSLGSVRLTSRVGARLGRALSVTDLLRAPRYHDLLAHLCEPGEPAESDPAASDPAGSDRAGSDPAR comes from the coding sequence GTGGGCGACTTCGCCACGCGCGTCCTCGACGCCGTCTCCACCTCCGTCCCCGCCTCTACCGCCGCACGCGACGCGGTCGCGTCCGTAGCGGCCGCTCCTGCCGAGCTCGATGCGGTGGTGGCCCAGGAATGGCAGCGGATCACCGGCAGGTCACCGGCCCCGGACAGCGACTTCTACGCGGAGAGAGGATCCTCGCTGGGCAGCGTGCGCCTGACGTCCCGCGTCGGGGCCCGCCTCGGCCGCGCGTTGAGCGTGACCGACCTGCTGCGCGCCCCGAGGTACCACGATCTCCTCGCGCACCTGTGTGAACCCGGCGAACCCGCCGAATCAGACCCAGCCGCATCAGACCCGGCCGGATCCGACCGGGCCGGATCCGACCCGGCCAGGTAG
- a CDS encoding HsdM family class I SAM-dependent methyltransferase, producing the protein MGKRRLAMAGDEASVTAADIARMAGVGRAAVSNWRRRHEDFPEPVGGTATSPTFSLGAVEAWLLQQGKVAELPLRERVWQQVRAAGDDLRLGEVVAEATELLRGQGRPRTVPAPAWELIRRYAEEEGSPQAIRFLLDRYADVHSRRLAETPAEIAGFMAHLSGPEARSVLDPACGLGVLLAAAASGRRAYGQEYDDSLARLAQSRLALAGAGAEAPAGVGKRTGGKAKAGGKAKAGGAPEAAGEVRAGDSLRQDAWPDLTVDAVVCHPPFNERHWGYDELTSDPRWEYGLPPKMESELAWVQHALAHLAPGGVAVLLMPAIAANRRSGRRIRSNLLRRGTLRAVIGLPPKVASGGTALPVHIWVLRKPTADDRTPSRVLMAEADLGSLDAVAERWREFRADPDLDIDRPGESRTVPIIELVDEDVDVTPSRYLGTEEQVSAEGYLLLRERLAERLGRLATLVPEAVPGTGQELPSVTLAELERIGALAVWQAGRFEIDGSGDPVLIDQHVLDGGTVETRTHPEGRIRIEPGDVVAAIGSGGLATRVIEEPGLLLGPRLVLLRPDPDRLDPFFLAGFVRALSPGATTGTQSGSTRFDPRRAQVPRLSVEEQRRYGDTFREIFTFEAELRELTTSGQTAATALTHALATGTLAPPA; encoded by the coding sequence GTGGGAAAACGGAGGCTGGCGATGGCAGGGGACGAGGCGAGCGTCACCGCCGCCGACATCGCGCGGATGGCCGGCGTCGGCCGCGCGGCCGTGAGCAACTGGCGGCGACGGCACGAGGACTTCCCCGAGCCCGTGGGCGGGACGGCGACCAGCCCGACCTTCTCACTCGGTGCCGTCGAGGCGTGGCTGCTCCAGCAGGGCAAGGTGGCCGAGCTCCCGCTACGCGAGCGCGTCTGGCAGCAGGTCCGCGCCGCCGGCGACGACCTCAGGCTCGGCGAGGTCGTCGCCGAGGCCACCGAGCTCCTGCGCGGCCAGGGCAGGCCCCGCACCGTCCCGGCCCCCGCGTGGGAGCTCATCAGGCGATATGCCGAGGAGGAGGGGAGCCCCCAGGCCATCCGCTTCCTGCTGGACCGCTACGCCGACGTCCACTCACGCCGTCTGGCCGAGACACCCGCCGAGATCGCGGGCTTCATGGCCCACCTGTCGGGGCCCGAGGCCCGGTCCGTCCTCGACCCCGCCTGCGGTCTCGGCGTCCTCCTCGCCGCGGCGGCCTCGGGGCGGCGCGCGTACGGGCAGGAGTACGACGACTCCCTGGCCCGGCTGGCGCAGTCACGCCTGGCACTGGCCGGAGCGGGCGCCGAGGCTCCGGCGGGCGTCGGGAAGCGGACGGGCGGCAAGGCGAAGGCGGGCGGCAAGGCGAAGGCGGGCGGTGCACCGGAGGCCGCCGGCGAGGTCAGGGCGGGCGACTCGCTGCGCCAGGACGCCTGGCCTGACCTGACCGTCGACGCCGTCGTGTGCCATCCCCCGTTCAACGAGCGCCACTGGGGATACGACGAGCTGACGAGCGACCCGCGCTGGGAGTACGGGCTGCCGCCCAAGATGGAGTCCGAGCTGGCCTGGGTCCAGCACGCGCTCGCCCACCTGGCGCCGGGCGGCGTCGCGGTGCTGCTGATGCCCGCGATCGCCGCCAACCGCCGCTCGGGCCGCCGCATTCGCAGCAACCTGCTGCGGCGCGGGACCCTGCGGGCCGTCATCGGCCTCCCCCCGAAGGTCGCATCGGGTGGCACCGCGCTGCCCGTGCACATCTGGGTGCTGCGCAAGCCCACCGCCGACGACCGCACCCCCTCCCGTGTCCTGATGGCCGAGGCCGACCTGGGAAGCCTCGACGCGGTGGCCGAGCGGTGGCGCGAGTTCCGCGCGGATCCCGACCTCGACATCGACAGGCCGGGCGAGAGCCGGACGGTCCCGATCATCGAGCTGGTCGACGAGGACGTCGACGTCACCCCCTCCCGGTATCTCGGCACCGAGGAGCAGGTCTCGGCGGAGGGTTACCTCCTGCTCCGCGAGCGCCTGGCCGAGCGGCTCGGGCGGCTCGCCACCCTTGTCCCCGAGGCCGTCCCCGGCACCGGCCAGGAGTTGCCCTCCGTCACACTGGCGGAGTTGGAGCGGATCGGGGCGCTGGCCGTCTGGCAGGCGGGGCGCTTCGAGATCGACGGCTCGGGCGATCCGGTGCTGATCGACCAGCACGTCCTGGACGGGGGCACGGTGGAGACGCGCACACACCCCGAGGGCCGGATCAGGATCGAGCCGGGAGACGTGGTCGCCGCCATCGGAAGCGGCGGCCTGGCCACCCGGGTGATCGAGGAGCCCGGCCTGCTGCTCGGCCCCCGGCTCGTCCTGCTGCGCCCCGACCCCGACCGGCTGGACCCGTTCTTCCTCGCGGGCTTCGTCCGGGCTCTCTCCCCGGGCGCGACGACCGGCACCCAGTCCGGCTCCACCCGCTTCGACCCGCGCCGCGCCCAGGTGCCGCGCCTCTCGGTCGAGGAGCAGCGAAGGTACGGCGACACCTTCCGCGAGATCTTCACCTTCGAGGCCGAACTCCGGGAGCTGACCACCTCGGGCCAGACCGCCGCCACCGCCCTGACCCACGCCCTCGCCACCGGAACGCTCGCGCCGCCGGCCTGA
- a CDS encoding phytanoyl-CoA dioxygenase produces MEIFTEEQVESFVRDGFVKLTIGSREQGEAAQALLWKQIGLSPNEPEGWREPVVWAADLTGQGPFGELVRSPALAAGLDAVCGKGGWQPRGAAGNIPIRFPRRPPANDRGWHLDANVPRPDGSWGVTARSHTFLVLMLFSEVGELDAPTRVRAGSQRDSLAALSEQVHGHVSAGAPGEQVYDYVSAGALVDAASQDRPVAPATGLPGDAYLVHPLTVHAAQEHLGERPRFMAQMPFMLTAPLDPTADTPLARALR; encoded by the coding sequence ATGGAGATCTTCACCGAGGAGCAGGTCGAGTCGTTCGTGCGCGACGGCTTCGTGAAGCTGACGATCGGCTCGCGCGAACAGGGTGAGGCGGCGCAGGCGTTGCTGTGGAAGCAGATCGGCCTGTCACCGAATGAGCCCGAGGGCTGGCGCGAGCCGGTGGTGTGGGCCGCGGACCTGACCGGGCAGGGGCCGTTCGGCGAGCTGGTCAGGTCGCCCGCGCTGGCGGCCGGGCTGGACGCGGTGTGCGGGAAGGGTGGCTGGCAGCCGCGCGGGGCGGCGGGCAACATCCCGATCCGGTTCCCGCGGCGGCCACCGGCCAACGACCGCGGCTGGCACTTGGACGCCAATGTGCCGCGCCCCGACGGCAGCTGGGGGGTGACCGCCCGCTCGCATACCTTCCTGGTGCTGATGCTGTTCTCGGAGGTCGGCGAGCTGGACGCACCGACCCGAGTCAGGGCGGGGTCACAGCGCGACAGCCTCGCAGCGCTGAGCGAGCAGGTGCACGGCCACGTGAGCGCGGGCGCGCCGGGCGAGCAGGTGTACGACTACGTGAGCGCGGGCGCGCTGGTGGATGCGGCCAGCCAGGACCGGCCGGTGGCGCCGGCGACCGGCCTGCCGGGGGACGCCTACCTGGTGCATCCGCTGACCGTGCACGCCGCGCAGGAGCACCTGGGCGAGAGGCCCAGGTTCATGGCGCAGATGCCGTTCATGCTGACGGCGCCGCTGGACCCGACGGCGGACACACCGCTGGCCAGAGCGCTCCGCTAG
- a CDS encoding transposase produces the protein MLGSDEVEEKERQHRTEDRPREDFAEGDLEGPGELSAQMAVRSIAKACEAYKRDKTIKPAFRELGAVAYDQRILTWKGPEAVSLLTLSGRVVVPLLYRGRWLNSEGATLRGQADLVYRDGVFFLAVVVDVPAPPPGEEPKEWLGVDLGIVNLATDSTGEPYSGKGVRAVRRRNARLRARLQAKGTKSAKRLLKRRRSKESRFARDVNHVISKKLVGKAKDTRAGIALEDLEGIRERVTVRKAQRADLHSWGFHQLRTFVAYKAALAGVAVRLVDPRNTSRTCPGCGHLDKLTVACRLRSDRFRSPSQSG, from the coding sequence CTGCTCGGCTCCGACGAAGTAGAGGAGAAGGAGCGACAGCACCGCACCGAAGATCGCCCAAGGGAGGATTTCGCGGAGGGGGATCTGGAGGGGCCGGGGGAGTTGTCAGCGCAGATGGCCGTCCGCTCCATCGCCAAGGCATGCGAGGCCTACAAACGCGACAAGACCATCAAGCCGGCCTTTCGGGAGCTGGGGGCGGTCGCCTACGACCAGCGCATCCTGACGTGGAAGGGTCCTGAGGCGGTCAGTCTCCTCACCCTGAGCGGCCGGGTCGTCGTGCCCCTTCTCTACCGGGGCCGGTGGCTGAACAGCGAGGGAGCGACCCTGCGGGGTCAGGCGGATCTCGTCTACCGCGACGGGGTGTTCTTCCTCGCCGTGGTCGTCGACGTCCCCGCACCACCCCCAGGGGAGGAGCCGAAGGAGTGGTTGGGGGTGGATCTGGGCATCGTCAACCTCGCCACCGACTCCACCGGTGAGCCCTACAGCGGCAAGGGGGTACGGGCGGTGCGGCGGCGCAACGCCCGGCTGCGGGCCCGGCTCCAGGCCAAGGGCACCAAGTCCGCCAAGCGGCTGCTGAAGAGGCGCCGCAGTAAGGAGTCGCGGTTCGCCCGTGACGTCAACCATGTCATCTCCAAGAAACTGGTCGGCAAGGCCAAGGACACCCGCGCCGGGATCGCCCTCGAAGACCTCGAAGGCATCCGGGAGCGGGTCACGGTTCGCAAGGCTCAGCGTGCCGACCTGCACTCGTGGGGTTTCCATCAGCTACGGACGTTCGTGGCGTACAAGGCCGCCCTGGCCGGGGTGGCCGTACGGCTGGTGGATCCGCGCAACACCTCCCGCACCTGCCCCGGGTGCGGCCACCTCGACAAGTTGACAGTGGCATGCCGGCTCAGATCCGACCGATTCCGCTCGCCGTCGCAGTCAGGTTAA